One Oryza sativa Japonica Group chromosome 8, ASM3414082v1 DNA window includes the following coding sequences:
- the LOC4345202 gene encoding putative disease resistance protein RGA3 isoform X3 has product MEEMLDSFCGDEHDEIKKSKELQLQDKLDYLLKSKRVLLVMDDMWEDSTKEKWDELLNPLLKNDVMGNSVLVTTRKPSVATMIEAADHINLDGLKKDDFWCLFKECVFGHENYKGEPRLEKIGQQIVDKLKGNPLAAKTVSKVLRRSFDVDYWRRILHTGEWKYKNDENDIMPALMISYKYLPAHLQSCFSYCAVFPKYHRYEKERLIDMWIAQDLLCSADIHTRPEDIGNEYFDDLLDWGFFEKQFEHSTLLIMHDLIHDLAQKVSSDESFTIEGNEPRNAPPCVRHVSVITEWEYKTKLNGTVYPNDSFLQEFSNSFRELQQRSLSTLMLFGPHDLDFADTFRQELNEVRSIRVLKLEMVFFDLDSLIGNISAFVNLRYLELGCFYKGPRLELPEAICRLYHLKVLDIKKNWGPSTSLPREMSKLVNLRHFIAEKELHAKIAGIGKMVSLQELKAFDVKKDHEFSISQLRGLNQLRGSISISSLYNAGHEEASQARLCDKDNLTCLHLSWLTLSRNRVARRTLPILEDLKPHSGLKNLQVVGYRHSLPSWLCSTVHLTSLRSLHLDRCIRWQTIPHPQQLPLLQELHLIQLPRVYKIEIGPLKVLEIRWLQNLRQCILLDKEQSYATLQILEVEGCPKLDEFLLQIFMSSGVQSTYQFLGIHRLKIHNDFLRASIPLLLLNSLSDIDLCGEHSKFTRFRLKPFGTSDGLSLQIKGDRYIQKIEERLFTLEKLKDLRELEIRDYQSVIFQRQFWEGFEQLTSLKKFRVIKCPEIFSTNFELFLPPSVEELELSGCNITLIQLSQLLVNLHLLKSFKLTNCQGVTSLPVGLFTDEQNTMSEGSWHIPPRCFTSLESLQISFTTAPSDANSIMHFTSKKGLGRFVSLKKIVIENCPTLLSRALSGGASHISPSSLDKLCMTGIQDSTLQFSDVSSIADLDVSGCPKLACLDLSSCTALEKLCVIDCRLLQSIEGLPSCSALRDLKIRNCALLPSLSASLHTLKTLSIENNTNLASLELKSCTSLQKLCIKDCPALTSWEGLKSLVSLEILKVEASPGFITRWISAAAEVNIEEKNFSLPLEKLNVDNIDVLCVPICSQLTSLKILSIEEDRHDPDGHVEFLTDNHVKGLSFLTCLRFLDLENLEQLRSLPAELGSLASLQRLHVGNCGHITSLPVGGLPASLKDMELYNCSKELNVLCRDMLRLRRNLHLWVDGDEEDFFSQNCSDEEISELMFAYRIAFTPGSFLEEQNNTRTPSIFDEGSKRNKISKYKRRKKATAYR; this is encoded by the exons ATGGAG GAAATGTTGGACTCCTTTTGCGGGGATGAGCATGATGAAATCAAGAAATCGAAGGAGCTTCAACTCCAAGACAAACTTGACTACTTATTGAAGTCAAAACGAGTGCTACTTGTTATGGATGACATGTGGGAGGATAGCACAAAGGAAAAATGGGATGAGCTGTTAAATCCATTGCTTAAAAACGATGTTATGGGGAACAGTGTTCTTGTCACAACTCGTAAACCATCTGTGGCAACAATGATAGAAGCAGCAGATCACATCAACCTGGATGGTTTGAAAAAAGATGACTTTTGGTGTTTGTTCAAGGAATGTGTATTTGGACATGAGAACTATAAAGGAGAACCAAGACTGGAAAAAATTGGGCAGCAGATAGTTGACAAGTTAAAGGGCAATCCTTTAGCAGCAAAGACTGTAAGCAAAGTATTGAGAAGGAGCTTTGACGTTGATTACTGGAGGAGAATTCTGCATACCGGTGAATGGAAGTACAAAAATGATGAGAATGATATCATGCCGGCCTTGATGATCAGCTACAAATATCTTCCAGCTCACCTTCAAAGTTGTTTCTCGTACTGTGCTGTGTTCCCAAAGTATCATAGGTATGAGAAAGAGCGTCTGATCGATATGTGGATAGCGCAAGATTTGCTATGTTCCGCTGATATTCACACACGACCTGAGGACATTGGAAATGAATACTTTGATGATCTACTTGATTGGGGATTTTTCGAAAAACAGTTTGAGCACTCAACCTTACTCATCATGCATGATCTAATTCATGATCTGGCACAGAAGGTTTCATCTGACGAAAGCTTTACCATAGAGGGCAATGAGCCTAGGAATGCACCGCCATGTGTTCGTCATGTCAGTGTAATAACAGAGTGGGAGTACAAAACAAAATTGAATGGCACTGTGTATCCTAATGATTCTTTCCTCCAAGAGTTCTCTAATTCCTTCCGTGAGTTGCAACAAAGGAGCTTAAGCACATTGATGCTGTTTGGGCCACATGACTTGGATTTTGCAGACACGTTTCGGCAAGAACTCAATGAGGTAAGGTCAATCCGTGTGTTGAAACTGGAGATGGTCTTCTTTGACTTGGATTCATTGATAGGCAACATCTCAGCATTTGTCAATCTTCGCTATCTAGAACTGGGCTGCTTCTACAAGGGCCCCAGGCTGGAGCTACCAGAAGCTATATGCAGGCTGTATCACCTTAAAGTCCTGGATATAAAGAAGAACTGGGGTCCTAGCACATCTTTGCCAAGAGAAATGAGCAAGCTTGTTAACTTGCGGCATTTTATTGCTGAAAAGGAGTTACATGCAAAAATAGCTGGCATCGGAAAGATGGTTTCCCTGCAGGAGCTAAAGGCATTTGATGTCAAAAAGGACCATGAGTTCAGCATATCACAGCTGAGAGGACTGAATCAGCTAAGGGGATCAATAAGCATTTCTAGTCTTTACAATGCAGGGCATGAAGAGGCTAGCCAAGCAAGGCTCTGTGACAAGGATAACCTAACTTGTTTGCACCTGTCATGGCTGACTTTATCTAGGAACCGTGTTGCACGGCGTACTCTTCCTATCCTGGAGGATCTTAAACCACATTCTGGCCTTAAAAATCTGCAAGTTGTTGGATACAGGCATTCTTTACCATCATGGCTTTGCAGCACTGTCCATCTCACCTCTTTGCGGTCACTCCACCTGGATAGATGCATACGTTGGCAAACAATTCCACATCCCCAGCAGTTGCCTCTTCTCCAGGAGCTGCATTTGATTCAACTGcctcgtgtttacaaaatagagATTGGTCCTCTGAAGGTCCTTGAAATACGCTGGTTGCAAAATCTGAGGCAGTGCATACTTTTAGATAAGGAACAGTCATATGCTACCCTACAGATCCTTGAAGTGGAGGGATGCCCCAAATTGGATGAATTTCTATTGCAGATTTTCATGTCTTCGGGTGTACAAAGCACATACCAATTTCTTGGTATTCACAGGCTTAAGATACACAATGACTTCCTTCGTGCTAGCATCCCGCTCCTGCTCCTAAATTCTTTATCAGACATAGATCTGTGTGGTGAGCACTCAAAATTTACGAGGTTTCGACTAAAACCATTTGGCACATCAGATGGGTTGAGTCTACAAATCAAAGGAGATAGATATATTCAGAAGATAGAGGAAAGATTGTTCACATTAGAGAAACTCAAGGATCTGCGGGAACTTGAAATCCGGGACTATCAATCAGTGATATTCCAACGTCAATTCTGGGAAGGCTTCGAACAGTTGACATCATTGAAAAAGTTTAGAGTGATCAAGTGCCCAGAAATATTTTCTACCAACTTTGAGCTATTTCTGCCTCCGTCAGTTGAGGAACTTGAGTTGAGTGGATGCAACATTACATTGATACAACTATCACAACTCCTCGTGAACCTTCATTTACTTAAGAGTTTCAAGTTAACTAATTGCCAAGGGGTAACATCCTTACCTGTAGGGTTGTTTACAGATGAACAGAACACAATGTCAGAAGGCTCATGGCACATTCCTCCCAGATGCTTCACGAGTCTGGAAAGTTTGCAAATCTCTTTCACAACAGCTCCATCTGATGCAAATTCAATTATGCACTTTACGAGCAAGAAAGGCCTAGGAAGATTTGTATCTCTTAAGAAAATTGTTATAGAAAATTGCCCTACTCTGCTATCTAGAGCGCTTTCAGGAGGAGCATCTCATATATCTCCATCATCTTTGGATAAACTCTGCATGACTGGTATCCAAGACAGCACTCTGCAGTTCTCAGATGTCTCTTCCATCGCGGATTTAGATGTGTCTGGATGCCCGAAGTTGGCATGTCTCGACCTGAGTTCTTGTACCGCGCTAGAAAAGTTGTGTGTTATAGATTGCCGTTTGTTACAGTCAATTGAAGGTTTGCCGTCATGCTCAGCACTGAGGGATTTGAAAATTCGAAACTGTGCATTGCTGCCTTCGCTCAGCGCATCACTCCACACCCTGAAAACACTGAGCATAGAGAATAACACAAATCTAGCATCTCTGGAACTGAAATCATGCACATCATTGCAGAAACTATGCATCAAAGACTGCCCGGCACTGACATCATGGGAAGGTTTGAAATCCCTTGTTTCTCTTGAGATCTTGAAAGTTGAAGCGTCTCCTGGGTTCATAACGAGATGGATATCAGCAGCAGCTGAAGTTAATATCGAGGAGAAGAATTTCTCACTACCACTTGAAAAGCTCAACGTTGATAACATTGATGTCCTTTGTGTGCCCATATGCAGCCAGTTAACTTCTCTCAAGATATTATCCATTGAAGAGGATCGTCACGATCCAGATGGTCATGTGGAGTTTTTGACAGACAACCATGTCAAAGGACTGTCATTTCTCACCTGCTTGAGATTTCTTGATCTGGAAAACCTTGAGCAACTCCGGTCACTGCCTGCAGAACTTGGATCCCTTGCATCCCTGCAGAGACTACATGTTGGCAACTGTGGACATATTACTTCCCTGCCGGTAGGGGGTCTCCCAGCTTCGCTCAAGGACATGGAACTCTATAATTGCAGCAAAGAACTAAACGTACTGTGCCGAGATATGCTTAGACTTCGAAGAAACTTACATTTGTGGGTGGATGGCGACGAGGAGGATTTCTTTTCACAGAATTGCTCTGACGAAGAAATAAGTGAGCTTATGTTCGCATATCGTATAGCCTTTACACCAG GTTCTTTTTTGGAAGAACAGAACAATACGAGAACACCTTCTATTTTCGATGAAGGGagcaaaagaaacaaaatatcaaaatacaagagaagaaaaaaggcTACAGCCTACAGATGA